One window of the Pseudomonas sp. S04 genome contains the following:
- a CDS encoding cysteine hydrolase family protein, which translates to MKQGLVVVDLQNEYLPTGKLPLTGIEAAVANASRVISHARNEGIPVFHIRHESDDEGAPFFAKGTTGAETQAAVASDAQEPVIVKKHINAFRDTDLKQQLDTLNVQEIVVIGAMSHMCIDAVVRAAADMGYPVTVLHDACATLDLTFGGVTVPAAYAHATMMAAFEFGYATVKAVDEYLSA; encoded by the coding sequence ATGAAACAAGGTCTTGTAGTAGTTGATCTGCAAAACGAATACCTGCCCACTGGCAAATTGCCTTTGACCGGCATCGAAGCGGCTGTGGCGAATGCTAGCCGGGTGATCAGTCACGCGCGAAATGAAGGTATTCCAGTTTTTCACATACGGCATGAATCCGATGATGAGGGGGCTCCATTCTTCGCCAAGGGAACTACCGGAGCAGAAACTCAGGCAGCTGTCGCCTCTGATGCTCAAGAACCCGTGATTGTAAAAAAACACATCAACGCATTCAGAGATACTGATCTCAAACAGCAGTTGGATACTTTGAATGTCCAAGAAATCGTCGTCATAGGTGCAATGAGCCACATGTGCATCGACGCGGTGGTACGCGCTGCAGCAGACATGGGCTATCCAGTAACCGTACTGCATGACGCTTGCGCCACCCTGGATCTTACCTTTGGCGGCGTGACCGTGCCCGCAGCTTATGCGCATGCGACGATGATGGCAGCATTTGAGTTCGGCTACGCCACCGTTAAAGCGGTAGACGAGTACCTCTCGGCATAA
- a CDS encoding MBL fold metallo-hydrolase, with amino-acid sequence MKFRTLPFALSIACTMAATSACAGSNTPNAADASHKVDLQQVRNATVKISYGGTTFLIDPMLAEKGTYPGFENTYRSNLRNPLVDLTESPTKVIAGVDAVIVTHTHLDHWDDAAQKALPKDIPLFTQHEEDAQLIRSQGFKNVRVLTDEAEFGGVKITKAGGQHGTDEMYAAPPLAKLLGEAMGVVFQAPGYKTLYLAGDTIWRKEVDQTIEKYHPEVIVLNAGKAKVNGFEGAIIMGEEDVLRASQAAKNAKIVAVHMDAVNHMSLTREELRTYVKKQGIETRVDIPEDGASLEF; translated from the coding sequence ATGAAATTTAGAACTCTTCCTTTTGCCCTCAGCATTGCTTGCACTATGGCAGCCACATCAGCATGTGCGGGTTCAAACACCCCCAACGCAGCGGACGCCTCCCATAAAGTAGACTTGCAGCAAGTTCGTAACGCAACGGTGAAAATCTCCTACGGCGGCACGACCTTCCTGATCGACCCGATGCTGGCCGAAAAGGGAACCTACCCAGGGTTTGAAAATACTTACCGTAGCAACCTGCGTAATCCCCTGGTCGATCTAACTGAGTCGCCCACTAAAGTGATCGCAGGGGTCGACGCAGTCATCGTCACTCACACCCATCTTGACCATTGGGACGATGCCGCACAAAAAGCGCTACCTAAAGACATCCCTTTGTTCACTCAGCACGAAGAGGATGCGCAGCTGATTCGCTCCCAAGGTTTTAAAAATGTGCGCGTGCTGACGGATGAAGCTGAATTCGGTGGCGTCAAAATCACCAAAGCCGGTGGTCAGCATGGCACAGACGAAATGTATGCTGCGCCCCCGCTCGCAAAGCTTCTGGGCGAAGCCATGGGCGTTGTGTTTCAGGCTCCAGGCTACAAGACCCTCTACCTTGCCGGTGACACTATTTGGCGTAAAGAAGTAGACCAGACCATTGAGAAATATCACCCTGAAGTCATCGTGCTCAACGCAGGGAAAGCAAAAGTGAACGGGTTCGAGGGTGCAATCATCATGGGTGAGGAAGACGTTCTACGCGCTTCACAGGCCGCGAAAAACGCGAAAATCGTCGCGGTACACATGGACGCAGTCAATCACATGTCCCTGACACGTGAAGAGTTGCGCACCTATGTCAAGAAGCAAGGTATAGAGACTCGCGTCGATATTCCAGAAGACGGCGCCTCACTGGAATTCTGA
- a CDS encoding GlxA family transcriptional regulator — protein MPSIRVAVLAFNGVSLFHLSVPGVVLGAVQSAPSEPQYEVSYCAEVPGMVNSDQGIGLAVTQGLELMEVSDVIIIPAWGDQSVAASARLVSALQVANAQGKLIVGLCLGAFVLGDAGLLDGKEATTHWSARDEFARRFPEVRFRPEVLYVSADNIMTSAGTVAAIDCCLHLIRQRLGADVANRTAKVLVTPPHRQGGQAQYVERPVPQLSSETHLSEVLAWARMNLSNDLSLDVLADMAKMSRRTFTRRFREATGSTVSKWLNAERVVRAQELLETTDLPIECVADEAGFGTPLSLRQQFGIHLGTSPSEYRRTFFREMNPGREVNTSK, from the coding sequence ATGCCATCCATACGCGTTGCTGTTCTAGCTTTTAACGGCGTAAGCCTGTTCCATCTTTCTGTGCCGGGTGTGGTGCTGGGTGCGGTTCAATCCGCACCAAGTGAACCTCAATACGAGGTCAGTTACTGCGCAGAAGTACCGGGAATGGTGAATAGCGACCAAGGCATCGGGCTTGCGGTAACTCAAGGTCTGGAGCTGATGGAGGTGTCTGACGTAATCATCATTCCCGCGTGGGGCGATCAATCGGTCGCTGCATCTGCACGACTCGTGAGCGCTTTGCAAGTCGCCAATGCCCAAGGCAAGCTCATCGTTGGCTTATGTTTAGGCGCATTTGTGCTCGGAGATGCCGGGCTACTTGATGGGAAAGAAGCAACCACTCACTGGTCGGCTCGTGATGAGTTCGCGCGACGTTTTCCTGAGGTTCGCTTCAGGCCCGAGGTGCTCTATGTCAGTGCCGACAATATTATGACCTCTGCAGGAACCGTGGCGGCAATCGATTGTTGCCTGCATCTGATCCGCCAACGACTCGGTGCGGATGTGGCGAATCGCACCGCGAAGGTGCTGGTGACCCCCCCACATAGGCAGGGAGGCCAGGCGCAGTACGTTGAGCGTCCTGTGCCGCAGCTGTCCAGCGAGACTCATTTATCTGAAGTACTGGCGTGGGCTCGAATGAACCTGAGCAATGACCTGTCGCTCGACGTGCTGGCGGACATGGCGAAAATGAGTAGACGCACGTTTACTCGGCGCTTCAGGGAAGCAACTGGCAGTACCGTCTCAAAATGGTTGAACGCAGAGCGCGTTGTCAGAGCACAAGAACTGCTGGAAACGACGGACTTACCTATCGAATGTGTTGCCGATGAGGCAGGTTTTGGAACGCCCTTATCGCTAAGGCAACAGTTCGGCATTCATCTCGGTACGTCACCTTCTGAGTATCGACGAACGTTTTTTCGCGAAATGAATCCGGGTCGGGAGGTGAACACGAGTAAATGA
- a CDS encoding GlxA family transcriptional regulator, producing the protein MLAKSIQFITYPQVSLLDLAGPLDVFIAANHLSPPDQKPYSISIHALNPTNEILSSFSVSAETLQPETLSAHTLIVPGGPGIHKFCKDPKFFSHFVNHADKATRLVSVCTGVFALAAAGKLDDREATTHWSSYDELEHNFPLIKIRRGPIFINDGNIWTSAGVTSGIDLALSIVEEDLGHSAALEIARHLIVFLKRPGDQNQFSSSLTLQSKSSQFSDLHAWINNNLNADLSIPALANFMNMSERTFTRKYSENTGKTPSKTVELLRLEAARHLLATSNSPLKKVAQSCGLGNESTFIRSFIKKFAVTPKEYRARFNSQR; encoded by the coding sequence ATGCTTGCTAAATCCATACAATTTATTACATACCCTCAGGTAAGCCTATTGGATTTGGCTGGCCCATTGGATGTGTTTATCGCAGCTAATCATCTTTCGCCCCCTGATCAGAAGCCGTATTCGATCTCTATTCATGCGTTAAACCCGACTAATGAAATTCTTTCAAGCTTTTCAGTTAGTGCCGAAACGTTACAACCGGAAACGCTATCAGCGCATACCTTGATCGTGCCCGGCGGGCCCGGCATTCATAAGTTTTGCAAGGATCCGAAGTTTTTTTCACATTTTGTAAACCATGCTGACAAAGCTACCCGCTTGGTTTCAGTTTGTACGGGGGTGTTCGCACTAGCGGCTGCCGGAAAGCTAGATGATCGAGAAGCCACTACACATTGGTCTTCATATGATGAGCTTGAGCATAACTTCCCCTTAATTAAGATCAGGCGCGGCCCTATATTTATTAATGATGGAAACATATGGACGTCGGCCGGTGTCACTTCTGGAATTGACTTGGCGCTGTCAATAGTTGAAGAAGACCTCGGACACTCTGCTGCACTGGAAATCGCACGTCATCTGATAGTATTTTTAAAGCGTCCTGGAGATCAAAATCAATTCAGTTCATCCTTGACGTTGCAATCAAAAAGTAGCCAGTTTTCAGATCTTCACGCTTGGATAAACAACAACCTTAATGCTGACCTGTCGATTCCTGCGCTAGCGAATTTCATGAACATGAGCGAGAGAACATTCACACGCAAATACAGTGAAAACACTGGGAAAACTCCCAGCAAGACGGTTGAACTGCTCCGCCTGGAAGCCGCACGGCATTTACTCGCCACATCCAACAGCCCGCTCAAAAAAGTAGCCCAAAGCTGCGGACTGGGCAATGAGTCGACTTTCATAAGGAGTTTCATAAAAAAATTCGCTGTTACCCCCAAGGAATATCGTGCACGGTTTAACTCACAACGATAA
- a CDS encoding TonB-dependent receptor gives MSRSISIWPLLSVSLFSLNPLPSALAEAKKSEDSILTLGTVTVQGNSAGSGPLSTSSVLSSVDILGADMLEKMPVNYSWELFSRAPGVMLTEFNQGTTSGKISFRGFNGEGEVNAVKLLIDGIPSNSNDGNMPFMDMIFPMELDSIEVVRGTSDARYGLNNIAGNVNMLTRTGGDYRKARIRYGSYNTRETQLAAGIESSNWTQNYFFAYQKSGGYRDHSEADKFSMSGKWFYTPDDNSYRIGLIARHYETEAQEPGYLSEEDARHHPSMTNSYNATDKGTRRMNQVSVHFDTEVSETLAWSAKTYLNTFDDRRWTQYWRTSSQQERDAYETQYGALTSLTWRPEVSWLYNFALEGGADIQRQQNQSERYRTKDRARQAQTRDQQFDFDTYGAYAQAEIKPFESLKIIPAYRVDKIQGDFTNEMTGLDYDINDYGLIKQPKLSVVYSPWDVASIYANWGRTFQVGTGAAAYKIPPRDTDLAPSINEGWETGIKFTPTDWVDGRVAYWQQEASGEVSRRLNDPSGESDNVGETRRWGYDLQLNLRPDERTDIWLAYSWQYSKILQPSSSLPNSKGQEIDHIPHHLYTAGVSHKVTPALQLTAWMNGQTSYYLERENTKGTYGGYVLMNLGATYQVTEAVSVDLQLKNLTNRYYEYAWYDPDGARASLHSPGDGRAVYTGVSVDF, from the coding sequence ATGTCCCGCTCTATCTCTATATGGCCCCTACTGTCGGTTAGTCTTTTCTCCCTCAATCCATTGCCCTCAGCATTGGCTGAAGCCAAAAAATCAGAAGACTCGATACTGACCCTGGGTACCGTGACAGTGCAGGGCAACAGCGCGGGCAGTGGTCCGCTGAGCACCAGCAGTGTGCTCAGCTCAGTGGATATTCTTGGCGCGGACATGCTGGAAAAAATGCCGGTCAACTACAGCTGGGAACTGTTCAGTCGGGCTCCCGGGGTGATGCTCACCGAATTCAATCAAGGCACCACCTCGGGCAAAATTTCCTTTCGCGGTTTTAATGGTGAAGGCGAAGTTAACGCGGTCAAGTTGTTGATCGATGGCATTCCCAGCAACAGCAATGACGGCAATATGCCGTTTATGGACATGATTTTTCCGATGGAGCTGGACAGTATCGAGGTGGTACGCGGTACCAGCGATGCCCGCTATGGCCTTAACAATATCGCCGGCAATGTCAATATGCTCACACGTACAGGGGGTGATTACCGCAAGGCGCGAATTCGCTATGGCAGCTACAACACGCGGGAAACTCAGCTCGCCGCCGGCATCGAAAGCAGCAACTGGACGCAGAACTACTTCTTCGCCTACCAAAAATCCGGCGGTTACCGCGATCACTCCGAGGCTGACAAATTTTCGATGTCCGGAAAATGGTTCTATACCCCGGACGACAACAGCTATCGCATCGGCCTGATCGCGCGTCACTATGAAACCGAGGCGCAGGAGCCTGGTTATCTCAGTGAAGAGGATGCTCGCCACCACCCATCCATGACCAACAGCTATAACGCCACCGACAAAGGCACTCGGCGGATGAACCAGGTCAGCGTGCACTTCGATACCGAAGTGTCCGAGACACTCGCTTGGTCTGCAAAAACCTACCTCAACACCTTTGATGACCGGCGCTGGACGCAATACTGGCGCACCAGTTCTCAACAGGAGCGTGACGCTTACGAAACCCAATATGGCGCTCTCACCTCCCTGACTTGGCGCCCCGAAGTGAGCTGGCTGTACAACTTCGCTTTGGAAGGTGGCGCAGACATCCAACGCCAACAAAACCAAAGCGAACGTTACCGAACCAAGGACCGCGCACGCCAAGCTCAAACCCGTGACCAGCAATTTGATTTCGACACCTACGGCGCTTACGCCCAGGCAGAGATCAAACCGTTTGAATCGCTCAAAATCATCCCGGCGTATCGCGTCGACAAGATCCAGGGCGATTTCACGAATGAAATGACTGGCCTAGACTACGACATCAATGACTATGGGTTAATCAAACAACCCAAGCTCAGCGTGGTGTATTCCCCGTGGGACGTGGCCAGCATCTACGCAAACTGGGGGCGCACGTTCCAGGTGGGTACCGGTGCTGCGGCCTATAAGATTCCACCGAGGGATACGGACCTTGCACCGTCCATCAACGAAGGTTGGGAAACGGGAATTAAGTTCACACCGACGGACTGGGTCGACGGCCGTGTAGCCTACTGGCAACAAGAAGCGAGCGGTGAAGTCAGTCGGCGCCTAAACGACCCCAGTGGCGAGTCGGATAACGTCGGCGAAACCCGGCGCTGGGGTTATGACCTGCAGTTGAACCTACGCCCAGATGAACGCACAGATATTTGGCTGGCCTACTCCTGGCAGTATTCGAAAATACTCCAGCCAAGCTCGTCTCTGCCCAACAGTAAAGGCCAGGAAATCGACCATATCCCACATCATCTGTACACCGCAGGTGTGAGCCACAAGGTTACCCCGGCGCTGCAGTTGACGGCATGGATGAACGGCCAGACCAGCTATTACCTGGAACGTGAGAACACCAAGGGTACTTACGGCGGCTATGTTCTGATGAACCTCGGCGCTACGTACCAAGTGACTGAGGCCGTTAGCGTTGACCTGCAATTGAAAAACCTCACCAACCGTTACTACGAATATGCCTGGTACGACCCGGACGGAGCTCGAGCCTCTCTCCACTCACCAGGTGATGGGCGTGCGGTATATACAGGCGTTAGCGTGGATTTTTGA
- a CDS encoding c-type cytochrome — protein sequence MKKIVAAACFFLLGSVEAAQEPEAIFKRSCMMCHSGQLAMAPKKGDQTAWKPRLDKGMDTLVKHVTEGFGAMPPRGLCMDCSAKDYQAVINWMSK from the coding sequence ATGAAAAAGATTGTCGCTGCTGCCTGTTTTTTTCTACTTGGCTCTGTAGAAGCCGCTCAGGAACCCGAGGCCATATTCAAGCGTAGTTGTATGATGTGCCACAGTGGCCAATTAGCCATGGCTCCGAAAAAAGGCGATCAGACTGCCTGGAAACCACGCTTGGATAAAGGCATGGACACACTTGTGAAACACGTGACAGAAGGCTTTGGTGCTATGCCGCCGCGAGGCCTTTGCATGGATTGCAGCGCGAAAGATTATCAAGCCGTGATTAACTGGATGTCAAAATAG
- a CDS encoding TonB-dependent receptor plug domain-containing protein encodes MISSLGFIRLHPLRHFVCLAAGFCLHSGAYAQPDAVSDPSLRSLSWTLEPINVSGTGESYSAPSSASATRTETPLIEVPQSVQVVTRAMLREQGSHSLADALVNVSGVRATKPQEALFTQPIVRGFPAEIYGLPAFGGTAASIDPTSLIGTERIEVLKGLHLYYTAGELVRR; translated from the coding sequence ATGATCAGCTCGTTAGGTTTCATTCGCCTTCACCCTCTGCGACATTTCGTCTGCCTTGCCGCAGGTTTTTGCTTGCATAGCGGCGCCTACGCGCAACCTGATGCAGTATCTGATCCTTCGCTTCGGTCGTTGAGCTGGACCTTGGAGCCGATCAACGTTTCCGGTACTGGTGAGAGCTATAGCGCGCCCAGTTCTGCTTCGGCCACACGGACTGAAACTCCCTTGATCGAAGTTCCGCAATCTGTGCAAGTCGTTACTCGTGCGATGCTCAGGGAGCAGGGCAGTCATTCGCTTGCCGACGCTCTGGTAAACGTCTCGGGTGTAAGGGCAACCAAGCCTCAAGAGGCGCTGTTCACGCAGCCTATCGTGCGCGGTTTTCCGGCGGAGATTTACGGGCTGCCGGCCTTCGGCGGCACTGCGGCGAGCATTGACCCGACGAGTCTCATCGGTACCGAGCGTATTGAGGTGCTTAAAGGCCTACATCTGTACTATACGGCGGGGGAATTGGTGCGCCGTTAG
- a CDS encoding DJ-1/PfpI family protein, whose product MTVIPTDTFETCPRDLTVLFTPGGTDDTLAAASDAETLAFMADRGSGAKYVTSVCSGSLILGAAGLLKGFKATSHWSCRDALAGFGAIPTEARVVRDRNRITGAGVTAGLDFGLSMVAELRDQTYAECAQLMSEYDPDPSFNAGSMKTAPAYVKTAMVDLVADFTKKADVLAGLTKG is encoded by the coding sequence TTGACCGTTATACCGACCGATACTTTCGAAACCTGCCCTCGCGATTTGACTGTGTTGTTTACTCCGGGTGGCACGGATGACACCTTGGCAGCGGCTTCGGACGCCGAGACACTGGCCTTCATGGCTGATCGCGGCTCAGGTGCGAAATACGTGACCAGTGTCTGTTCTGGCTCGCTGATCCTTGGTGCGGCGGGGCTGCTAAAGGGCTTTAAGGCAACTTCGCACTGGTCGTGCCGGGATGCTCTGGCCGGGTTTGGTGCAATTCCAACCGAAGCGCGTGTTGTACGCGACCGTAACAGGATTACGGGTGCTGGGGTGACGGCGGGGCTGGATTTTGGCCTGAGCATGGTTGCTGAGCTGCGCGATCAGACCTATGCCGAGTGTGCTCAACTGATGAGCGAATATGACCCAGATCCATCGTTCAACGCGGGTTCTATGAAAACTGCTCCAGCGTATGTAAAGACTGCCATGGTCGACCTGGTTGCAGATTTCACGAAAAAAGCGGATGTACTTGCGGGCCTCACGAAGGGCTGA
- a CDS encoding FMN-dependent NADH-azoreductase, giving the protein MSCVLIIESSARQQKSVSRQLTQQFINQWQTAHPTDQIIIRDVALNPIPHMDANLIGGWMKPAEQRSEKEQVCLERSNELTNELMAADVLVIASPMYNFTIPSTLKAWLDHVIRAGVTFKYTPERPQGLLIGKRAFVLTARGGIHADDSSDHQEPYLRQILLFIGIHDITFIHAEGLNLGSIFREKGIRHATTLLARIV; this is encoded by the coding sequence ATGTCCTGTGTTCTAATCATCGAAAGCAGCGCCCGCCAACAGAAATCAGTATCTCGTCAACTGACCCAACAATTTATCAACCAGTGGCAAACTGCCCATCCAACAGATCAGATCATCATTCGTGACGTGGCCCTCAATCCTATACCCCACATGGACGCAAACTTGATCGGTGGCTGGATGAAGCCTGCCGAACAGCGCAGCGAAAAAGAGCAGGTCTGCTTGGAACGATCCAACGAACTGACCAACGAACTCATGGCCGCCGACGTGTTAGTTATAGCCTCACCGATGTATAACTTCACTATCCCCAGCACGCTTAAAGCTTGGCTAGACCATGTGATCCGTGCTGGCGTGACGTTTAAATACACTCCCGAACGCCCTCAAGGTTTATTAATCGGCAAGCGCGCCTTCGTCCTAACTGCCCGAGGCGGAATTCATGCTGATGACAGTTCGGATCACCAAGAGCCGTACCTACGTCAGATCCTGTTGTTTATTGGAATACACGACATCACCTTTATCCATGCCGAAGGGCTCAACCTCGGCAGTATTTTCCGTGAAAAAGGTATCAGGCACGCCACGACATTGCTGGCACGAATTGTTTGA
- a CDS encoding RNA-directed DNA polymerase has protein sequence MIRTEGAGGISLGAGLLRLVANAPVDRMTIVRPWLRKLAKFGLSLNASKTRLIEFGRFAARNRRKRDLGKPQAFDFLGFTHCCSTNRNGGFQILRLMVKKRMRATLLAIRDELKRRRHEPIRVQGRWLTRVVSGYFNYHVVPGNLIRLGGFRSAVCRLWRQALKRRSQRNRLQWSRYGRLADFYIPRPRNAHPYPEDRFASHTRGRSRMR, from the coding sequence ATGATTCGTACTGAAGGCGCTGGAGGAATCAGTCTTGGCGCGGGTTTGTTGAGGCTTGTCGCGAATGCACCTGTCGACCGCATGACTATCGTTCGCCCTTGGCTGCGTAAGCTGGCCAAGTTCGGTTTATCGCTCAACGCCTCGAAAACACGACTGATTGAGTTCGGTCGTTTTGCTGCGAGAAATCGTAGGAAGCGAGATTTAGGTAAACCGCAGGCCTTTGACTTCCTGGGCTTCACACACTGTTGTAGTACCAACAGAAACGGTGGCTTTCAAATACTGCGACTGATGGTCAAGAAGCGAATGCGTGCGACACTGCTGGCCATTCGGGATGAGCTGAAACGTCGACGTCATGAACCCATCCGGGTTCAAGGGCGATGGCTCACTCGGGTGGTGAGCGGTTACTTCAATTACCACGTGGTGCCGGGAAACCTGATACGTCTGGGTGGTTTTCGTTCGGCGGTCTGCCGTCTATGGCGGCAAGCCCTCAAACGTCGTAGCCAGCGTAATCGGCTTCAATGGTCACGCTATGGACGCCTTGCTGACTTCTACATACCTAGACCCAGAAATGCACATCCTTACCCTGAGGATCGCTTCGCGTCACATACCCGAGGCAGGAGCCGTATGCGGTAG
- the tnpA gene encoding IS66-like element accessory protein TnpA, translated as MQPTRRSYSKSFKAQIIQECAQPGASIASVALGHSLNANLVHKWIRLQAQKIPAPPPAFIPLAMPLAGANSHPASSNICVEIQHPRGIIKVNWPTESAAACATFLRDILR; from the coding sequence ATGCAGCCAACACGCCGTTCCTATTCCAAATCCTTCAAAGCCCAGATCATTCAAGAGTGCGCCCAACCGGGCGCTTCGATTGCCAGCGTCGCGCTCGGTCATAGCCTCAACGCAAACCTCGTCCACAAATGGATTCGGCTGCAAGCGCAGAAAATCCCGGCGCCGCCACCTGCATTTATTCCGTTAGCCATGCCGCTGGCCGGGGCGAACTCCCATCCAGCATCATCGAATATCTGCGTTGAAATACAGCACCCGCGCGGCATCATCAAAGTGAACTGGCCCACTGAAAGTGCTGCCGCCTGCGCGACTTTTCTTCGAGATATTCTGCGATGA
- the tnpB gene encoding IS66 family insertion sequence element accessory protein TnpB (TnpB, as the term is used for proteins encoded by IS66 family insertion elements, is considered an accessory protein, since TnpC, encoded by a neighboring gene, is a DDE family transposase.): MIRIDSIWLATEPMDMRAGTETALAKVIAVFGAAQPHCAYLFANRRANRMKVLVHDGFGIWLAARRLNQGKFHWPGIRHGSEMELDAEQLQALVLGLPWQRAGSGGSIILL; this comes from the coding sequence ATGATTCGCATCGACTCTATCTGGCTCGCCACCGAACCGATGGACATGCGCGCAGGCACCGAAACGGCGCTAGCCAAGGTGATCGCGGTGTTCGGTGCGGCGCAGCCGCACTGCGCTTATTTGTTCGCCAACCGCCGCGCCAATCGCATGAAAGTGCTGGTGCATGACGGCTTCGGAATATGGCTGGCGGCGCGCCGGTTAAACCAAGGCAAGTTCCACTGGCCTGGCATTCGCCATGGTTCTGAGATGGAACTGGATGCCGAGCAACTTCAAGCATTGGTGCTGGGGCTGCCATGGCAACGCGCAGGTTCTGGAGGCTCGATCATACTGCTTTAA
- a CDS encoding arsenic resistance protein has translation MDREQLETNQIPIYFIAVIVAALGGLLAPNASEALGSTVTPTIAVLMYAMFLQIPFLDLRNGLANKRFMAALLTANFVAIPLLVWALTMGITNHPAILVGALLVLLTPCIDYVVVFTHIGKGDSKLTLAATPLLLLMQLVLLPVYLTFMLGNDSAVVISIGPFVEAFVMLIALPLVLAVATAAGAKRSRIVESWNNAWAWMPVPAMAAVLVVVIGSQISTVVRDMDKLLPVIPAYIGFMLLAPVVGALVARAFKLPASTARSVAFSSSTRNSLVVLPLALALPEGIRGLAAAAVITQTLIELVSELIYIRAIPALVWRKM, from the coding sequence GTGGACAGAGAACAGCTAGAGACGAACCAGATTCCCATTTACTTCATCGCGGTCATTGTCGCGGCCCTCGGAGGCCTGCTCGCCCCCAATGCGTCTGAAGCATTAGGGTCGACGGTGACACCCACCATCGCAGTGCTGATGTACGCCATGTTTCTACAGATCCCGTTCTTGGATCTCCGTAATGGCCTCGCAAATAAGCGTTTCATGGCGGCGCTGCTCACAGCCAACTTCGTGGCCATCCCCTTGCTGGTTTGGGCATTGACGATGGGGATAACCAATCACCCGGCGATTTTGGTGGGTGCCCTGTTGGTCTTGCTGACGCCTTGTATCGACTATGTGGTGGTTTTTACCCACATCGGTAAAGGCGACTCCAAACTCACTCTGGCGGCCACCCCATTGCTTCTTTTGATGCAGCTTGTGCTGCTGCCGGTGTACCTGACCTTCATGCTGGGTAACGACTCAGCAGTGGTCATTTCTATAGGCCCATTTGTTGAGGCCTTTGTGATGCTGATCGCTTTGCCTTTGGTCTTAGCGGTAGCAACAGCTGCCGGGGCAAAGAGATCACGCATCGTTGAAAGCTGGAACAACGCATGGGCCTGGATGCCTGTACCGGCTATGGCGGCTGTATTGGTCGTAGTGATCGGCTCTCAGATTTCAACGGTGGTCAGAGACATGGACAAGCTGCTGCCTGTTATTCCCGCCTACATTGGTTTCATGCTCTTGGCACCAGTGGTAGGTGCGCTGGTGGCTCGGGCGTTTAAGTTACCGGCCAGCACGGCAAGATCAGTCGCTTTCAGCAGCTCGACACGAAACTCATTAGTGGTTCTGCCATTGGCATTGGCCTTGCCCGAGGGAATCAGAGGGCTCGCTGCGGCAGCAGTCATTACTCAAACGCTGATTGAGTTGGTCAGCGAACTAATTTACATCCGAGCAATTCCTGCTTTGGTGTGGCGCAAAATGTAG
- a CDS encoding MerR family transcriptional regulator — MSGIGALSKSTGCHIETIRYYEKIGLLPPALRSTGRHRIYTEKHRSRLVFIRQNRELGFPLEDIRELIALAADADRPCADALSVVKKHLAEVESKVAKLQQIRVELLSMAGMCESTCLGSNTPDCTIVESLFEPAAGVRSGCCS, encoded by the coding sequence ATGTCAGGAATCGGGGCGCTGTCGAAATCAACGGGTTGCCACATTGAAACGATTCGCTACTACGAGAAAATAGGCCTTCTACCTCCCGCCCTGCGGTCGACTGGGCGGCATCGAATCTATACTGAAAAGCATCGATCAAGACTCGTCTTCATCCGGCAGAATCGTGAATTGGGTTTCCCGCTCGAAGATATCCGAGAACTCATCGCGCTCGCAGCAGATGCTGATCGTCCGTGCGCTGACGCGCTTTCGGTGGTCAAAAAGCACCTAGCGGAAGTAGAGTCGAAGGTAGCAAAGCTTCAGCAAATCCGGGTAGAGCTGCTCTCAATGGCAGGTATGTGTGAGTCAACATGCCTAGGTTCAAACACTCCAGACTGCACGATTGTTGAGTCACTTTTTGAACCTGCTGCTGGGGTTCGCTCTGGTTGCTGCTCCTAG